DNA sequence from the Desulfovibrio sp. genome:
TCGTCATTTTGTCGTACATGGTATTTTGCGTAACGCGTATAGCCATGTCGGGCTCCTATTGCTTAAGCCCAAGAAGGGTTTGCAGCATCTGGTCGGCGGTGGTTATCAATTTTGCCGCTGCCGTGTAGGAGTGCTGGTATTTGATCAGGTTGGCCATTTCTTCGTCAAGGTTGACGCCAGAAGCAGAACTGACCTGCTCGGAAAGGTCGCTGGTGAGGGCCGAGTGATATTCCGAATTTGTTTTGGCAAGGCGGGTATCAGCGCCCACGGTCGTAACCAGGCTGGCATAGTACTGGCCGATGGTCTGGTTGGTGGTGGTCTTCCACGCGGTTGAAATGCTCACGTTGGTGCTGGCCAGTTTGCCAATGGCCGTGGCCGTGGCGTTGTCACCCTTATTTATCTGCTGCTGGCCGTTGACCTGCCCGGCGGCAATGTAGTTCTCATTGTCGTGCAGCTGTTTGCTTGTGGCTATGTTGCTGGCAGTGGTGCCGGTAAAAAACGTATTCACGCCAAGGGCGGCCATCATGCCCGTGCTGTCGGTGCCCAGCGCGAATTGCAGGTTGCTGCCCGCTGCAGTGTTGAGTACAAGCTTGCCGTCCTGGATGTTGGCCGTAAGCTCGCCAGGAAACGAAGAATTGATGGCGGAAACGACATCATTCAGCGAGTGCTTGCTGGGATCGAAGTTCGGCGTCCCGGGGGTAATGGCGCTGAAGTCAAGCTGGCCCGACGAAACATAGTCGCCCGTAGTTTTGTCGTAAAAGTAGAAATTGACGTTGCCAGGCTGGAGCCTGCTGGACTCCGGCAACACGGCCTGAGCCGATCCCAGAGGTACAGTTGTGTTGGAAACGCCCTGTTGCCCCTGTATAAAATCAAACTGAGAGGTACCAGCACCCTGGCTGTGAATGCGGTTCACTTCCCAGATAAGCGACTTGGCGGTGGCGTCCAGTTCATCCATATACCGGCCGCAGTTGTCGTCTCGAATATTGAAGTAGGTGGTCAGCTTGCCGCCAGACACACGACCGGCGGTGTCCGTTCCGTCAAAGCCCACCTGGGGCGTCACGTTTTGCGGGCCGCGTGAGGGCTCAATCCAGTAAAGCCCGGTCTTGGGCACGATGTCGAACTTGTCGCCAACGGTAAAATTGCTGGTGGAATCGAAGGATATCTTCAGATTCTTCACCTGAACGGGATCGGTGGATGTGCCCGTGGCGCTTATTTCAAAGTGCTGTTCATTGCCGTCCTCATCACGCAGCCAGGTTTTGCCGCCGTCCAGCGAGACGCGGAACGTGGGATTGCCTGCAGTGCCCGCAGGGCCGGCATTGCCCCCGGAAACAATATCCACCGTATATTCGTGGCTGTCGGAGCCGTCATACTGGATACTGCCAGTATACGTCGAACCGTTGGAAAGTCGGCTTTCCGCGCGCGGTTCAAGAATCGCTAAATCATTGGTGTTGACACCCTGCACCAGGGGTTGCCCGGTAGTGAGCGCCACCGTAAAGTTACCGCCCCCAGAGTCTACGGTCTTCACATCGACATAAGTTGCCATTTCGCGCACCAGCTGGTCGCGCTGGTCAAGCAGATCATTGGGATTGCTTACGCCATCGACGGTCGTGGCATTGATCTGCTTGTTAAGGGAAGCAATGCTCTTGGCAAGCTCATTGACGCGGCTTACCCCCTGATTGATGGAAACATCCATCTGGCTTTGCAGCGCCTTGACCGATGTGGCTGTATTGCCGAGCATGTCGCAAAGGTTGTCGGCATACGAAAGCAGATCTTCGCGCGAGGCGGTATCGCCAGGGCGCTGCGCAAGCTTCTGCCATGCCGTAAAAAACGCGTTCATGGAAGAACTTATGCCAGCCCGGTTGGATTCGTTGAAAAGACTTTCCAACGTCCCCATGATGTTTTCCTGCTCGTCCCAGCGGGCAGAATTGGTGGACTGTCGCACGTAGGAGCTTTCAAGAAATGAGTTGAAATACCGCAATACCTGCTGCGCATTAACCCCCAACCCTTCGCCGCCAGGCTTGGCAACAAGGGTGCCCGCGTCGCGCTGATCCACATAGCGTCGGGTGTAGCCTTCGGTATCGGCATTGGCGATATTGCTGCCAGTGACCGAAATCCAGGCTTGCGCGGCATTGAGGGCAGTCCTGCCCACATTCATAAGACCGCTGAGCATGACTACAGCCTCCCGGAGATCAACGCGGCCTGCGTCTGCCGTTGGGCGCTCATGCCCCCACGGCGGCCATAGGTTTCCGCCTTGGGCGGCATGGCCTGACTTGTGAGCGCCTGAAGCGCGCGGCTGCTCTGATCAAGCAGAGCCAGAGAAAGGTTGGTGTTGCGCGAGGCCTGGCGAGCAACAGACTGCTCGCTCGTATCGATCCGTTGCAGGATTTCCCTCAGGGCGGCGCCCATGTCGTCCGGCAGCGCAGCGGCGTATTCCATGGCCCGCATGCCTCCCAGACCTCTGATGACAGAAGTTTTTTCCACGGCCAGCTGACGGATCAGCTCCTGTATGGAGAACTCAAGAGACACCACGGCATCAGTATCGCGATCGAGAAGGCACGTGTATTCTTCTTCAAGAAGGTCGCGCAGCAGGCAAAGGGCCTTGTCCTGACGCGAAAGCGATTCGTAAATGGCGTTGTGCATGTGAACCTCCCGAGGGCCATTGATTTTAGCCGTAGTCAGGATATTGCCTGACAGAAAAAGGCAAAAACTGCCGCCCCGGCACAATTAAAGCAAAATTCGTGCCTGAAAATCCTTCCGTGGCAGGCTTCCAGAGCGGTTAAAGGGGAGATTGATCAGGGGAAGCTGCCAAGCGCTGCAGAAGCGTGCGGCATCGTCAGTTCTGCCCCCCCCGCCAGAGCAATTTCGCAATAAGTACCAGCTAGGGTTTGCCGTACACGTCCGTGGCTGTCAGCGGCGGAATACCCGAGGCTGCCGCCCCCTTGGCAACTCCGCCCTGGCCGCCCTGACGCACAAATATCTGCCCGCCTGTCAGCGGCACCGGGCTGGTCACGCCTTGAGCAGATGCGGGCGAAGCCACCGGGGCAACGCCGGGGCCCACAGGCTGATTGGGAGCCTGAACGCCGGGGCTTGCGGGCTGGCTTGCTGCCAGAGCTGCGGGCTGACCAGCTGGCCCCATGGGCAGGGTGCTTACCTGCGCTGCCGGCTGCGCACCCTGAGCCGAACCTTGCGGCTGCATGCCTGCGCCCTGAGCCTGCTGGGCATGATAGGCGGCAATACCGGCACCCGCATTACTGTTGGGGCCTGAGCCGTCAACATTGAGCGTACGGATCAATCCCTGCTTGCCCCCGCGCCCTGACGGCGGGATGTTGGTGGTATAGCGAACTTTTTGCGGCTGCGGAGGCTGCATGGGCTGGCCATTTGGCCCCATAGCATTCTGCCCTGGCATCTGCTGCTGACGCATGGACGGTTGCGTTGTCTGCTGCCCGTTGGAAGCCGCATCCATATTCTGAGCGTCAAATACATTTCCCGTAAGCGGAGGAATACCCATGCTGGACATATCCATCTGCATGCCGCCCTGATCCCAGTTCTGCCCGTCCGCCTGCGCGGACCTGCTCTGCGGCTGGGCAAGGCCCAGCATCTGCTGCATGGGCGGGCGCACGGCATTGGGCCCCAGCTTGCTGCCCGCTTCAAACTGCGCCTTGCGGGCCAGATTGAGGCCGGAATTCATATTGCCGACAACGTTGGTGGTGCGCACAACCCTGTGCCGCTCCGGCTGGGCCGAGGCCTGCATTGCCTGCTCGGCAAGACGCGCTGCTTCTTCAGGATCCTGTCCTCCGGCCGCAGCCTGGGCTCCTGTCAGCGTACGTGCCGCGGCGGAACCGTTTTCCGCATGTCCGGCGTCCTGCATGGGGGCAACACCGCCGTACACGGATGCAGCAGTGCCGGATGTTCTGGACTTGTCCTTCGCAGCGTCCCTGCCGCTATCGTTGTGCGGGCTATCCGCATCGAGCGTTGCCGCAAGCATGGGCGCTGCCGTTGGCGTAAAGGGCCGCTGAACGGCGGAGGCATCCGTTGCCGTGGCGCGGCTTGCGGATGTGAGACTGCGCGAAAGCTGGGCGTACATCATGTCGGCCAGACCTATGCCGCCTGCCGATGTCATTTTTTTGGCCAGTTCCTGATCGTACATACCCTGCCAGAACTGCTCTTCCTTGCCGTGCAACAAGGTGGACTTGGGCAGGGTTTTGCGCATTTCTTCCCACATTTTCTGGATAAAGATGGACTCGAAGCCCTCGCAGGATTCGCGCAGCTTCTTTTCCTTTTGCGCAGGGTCAATATTTTTCCCGCCCAGATTGCCAATGCCCGCCAGGCGCGACTGAACTTCCTTGCGGGCGACTTCGCCCGCGCTGGCATCAGGAGGAATGAGAGCGGTTGACATGGGCGTGGTCATTTAAATTACCTCCAGATCCGCGTGCAAGGAACCCGATGCCTGCATTGTCCGTAAAATGGATATGAGGTCGCGGGGGGTTGCGCCAATGGCATTGAGGCCGTCCACCAGTTCCTGAAGAGTCGCGCCTTCCACCATCATAAGATGGCGGTTTTCTTCGCGCACGTTGGTTTCCGTCTGCGGCGTCACCACAGTCTGGCCTTGCGAAAAGGGGCCGGGCTGCGAAACCTGTTCGCTTTCCTGCACAGTGATTTGCAGGTTGCCGTGGGCCACGGCAGCGCGGGAGATACGCACATCACGCCCAAGCACAACCGTGCCGGTCTTTTCGTCCACCACCACCTTGGCGGAGGTGTCGGGGCTGACATCCAGATTTTCCACCGAGGCCATGAGCGGCACGAGGTTGTTGCGATACTGGGGCGGCACATCCATGGTCACGCTGGTGGCGTCCACAGCGCGGGCATAGCGCCCGCCCATGGCCCCATTGAGGCGTTCCGCAATCTGCTGCGCTGTGGAAAAATCTCCCACGCGCAGATTGAGCGTGAGTTTGTCCTGCTGGTTGAACTCAAAGGGAATGCCCCGCTCCACAATACCGCCGCCGGGGATGATGCCCACGGTGGCGATGTTCTTTGTGGTGCTGGCGGCCTTGCCCGAGGCCGAGAAACCGCCCACGGTCAATGCGCCCTGTGCCAGGGTGTATATCTTGCCGTCCACGCCCTTGAGGGCCGTTTGCAGCAGCACGCCCCCCATGAGGGAGGTAGCGTCGCCCACGGAGGACACCGTCACATCCAGCCTGGTGCCGGGTTTGGCCGACACCGGCATGCGCGCCGTTACCATGACCGAGGCCACGTTTTTGATTTTAAGTGCGGATGCGTCCACGCCAACGCCCATTCTGTCCATCATGTTTTTCATGGAACTGAGCGTGAAGACGGAGTCCTTCTTGTCGCCGGTTCCAGCCAGACCAACCACCAGCCCGTAACCGATGAGCTGGTTGTCGCGCACGCCAGAAAACGTGGCTATGTCCTTGATGCGCACGGCTTGCGCAGGCAAGGCCCAGCACACAAGCAGGGCGGCGGTGGTAATCCAGAAGGCCGGATGGCGCAGTATTGTCAATTTCATGGCGCAGACTCCTTGCCGGAATACCGGCACACAGGGAATTGCAGAAACCATGCCGAACATGCTGACGCACTGCTGACCCAAGCGGGCGGCCGGATCCTGCGCCACAGCCAATACCTTCCCACCCCGTACCCTGCCGTGAAGCAGTTTTCCGCCTAGTCCTCCTCCGCCCAACAAAAAAGAGCGGGCAGGGATTTTGCTCCCTACCCGCTCTTTTCGAGTATTTTGATTGAGTATTTTGGGGCTGTTGCCAGAGCCGACCAACATTGTAAATGATTGTCTGCTACGCGCGGATTCAAAAAATCCGCGTCATGGCATGCCCTATTTGAACAGACCCGGCTCCTCACGCACAAGATTGGCGGCAATAAGTTTGCTGTCAGGCTTATACGTGCCGTTGGAGACCTGAATACGCAAGGCTTCCACCTTTTCGGCGCGCACATCGGGCGCATTCTGGGCTGTACGTCGGGCTTCCGTCAGCAGCTGAGCTTCCTGTGATACGCTGACTGTGTCCCCTTGCGAACCTTCAGAAGGCGTGCCGCTGGCTCTGCCTTTCAGTCTGGTCTCGCCGCTCTTTTCAAGGTTGGCCGTGTTGCCGTAGGGATCGAGAAAATTATTGATCTTTCCCTGAATTTCCATAGTTCTCTCCGCTTGCTCAACCAGCTGCCGACCTAAATGGCGGGTGGTTCGTCAAGCATGCTTTCATCAACTTTTTTTCGTGTGACGCGCCACAGGGCGTTACGGGTCGCACGCAGTTTTTCATCCGATAAAGGTTCCAGACCTTCCGGCCCTTGCCCCACTATACGCAGTCTGCCGCCTGGCGGATAGGTAAACTGCACTTCCTGCCCCACTTCACGGCCAATTTCCTGGCGGATTTCTTCCACCACAGGGTTGTCGCTGCCGGTATAGAGCAGGGTTTCGTAGAGTTCGCGGGCGACCTTCTCAACCATCATGTGGCGGCTGGCAGAAGGATCCGGGTCGCCGGGGTCATCGCCTTCGGCAACTCTGCGCCGCATTCTGAGCCTTGCAAGACGCCGGGCTGCCAGCAGCTGCTGTTCATACCCCTGGAGCATCATGCGCAGTTGCGCGGAGGTTGCGTCGGCCATGGCGTTATCCGTCCTTCAACCCTTTACGGCAGAAGCGATAAAAACTTTAGACTTGCCCCAAGACATTTCCTCTACGGGCCTGACGCATTTTTTGCCAAAAGGCGCGGCAGACAACCCGCGAGAGCACAGGCGGTCAGCGGATGACCAACGTGCGATAAAAAAGACGATCAACGGCGGTTGCGGGCCAGTGCGCAGCCCACAGCCAACAGATTGAGCACGCCAAAGATTATCAGGTCAACGCGCATGGCACCCATAAAGGCATCAATATTATGCGTTCCGGCTGGCTCGCTGCCAAGAAAAAGCCCAAGGGTCAGCGTTATGAGCGTCATGTTGAACAATTGGCCGCCTGTGCGCACAGCGCCCGTGAGCCCTGCGGCCTGCCCCACCCGGTCGCGCCCCGCGCTCTCAAGAATAATGGTGGTATTGGGCAGCGCAAACAGGCTGATGCCAACCCCGAGCAGGCATTGGGCCAGAACCAGCACGTACATGGGCGAATCCACCCGCAAAAGCCCGCACACAACAAGGCCCAACCCGCACAGGGCAATGCCTGTCGCGCTGACCTTGCCCGGTTCAAACCTGCCGCACAACCGCGCGGCCACGGGGGTAGTCATGACCTGCATCACAGACTGGAGCGCAAGAAAAAGCCCGGCCTGCTGCACGGTCATACCGCGTCCGAACTGGAGGTACAGACTGAAAAAAAACACGATGCCGAAAAACGAACTATAGTTGATGAAGGCAGCCAATGACGACAGGGCAAAAACCCTGTTGCGGGCAAGCAGCCGCAGATCAAGCAAGGGATAGTCGCTCCGGAGTTCCTTGATGCAGAAAGCAGCCATCAACCCCACAAAGGCCACCAGCAGGCCGCCAGCCAGAGCCGGAGCGTCGGCCAACTCGGACGAGCCAAAAGTCAGGGCCGTCATGGCGCCCGCATAAATGCAGCAGCCCTTCCAGTCAAAGGGCTTGCCCTTGGCCATGCGCCATTCAAGCTTGACGCGGTATTTCATCAGCAGCAGCACACCCACG
Encoded proteins:
- the flgK gene encoding flagellar hook-associated protein FlgK, with amino-acid sequence MLSGLMNVGRTALNAAQAWISVTGSNIANADTEGYTRRYVDQRDAGTLVAKPGGEGLGVNAQQVLRYFNSFLESSYVRQSTNSARWDEQENIMGTLESLFNESNRAGISSSMNAFFTAWQKLAQRPGDTASREDLLSYADNLCDMLGNTATSVKALQSQMDVSINQGVSRVNELAKSIASLNKQINATTVDGVSNPNDLLDQRDQLVREMATYVDVKTVDSGGGNFTVALTTGQPLVQGVNTNDLAILEPRAESRLSNGSTYTGSIQYDGSDSHEYTVDIVSGGNAGPAGTAGNPTFRVSLDGGKTWLRDEDGNEQHFEISATGTSTDPVQVKNLKISFDSTSNFTVGDKFDIVPKTGLYWIEPSRGPQNVTPQVGFDGTDTAGRVSGGKLTTYFNIRDDNCGRYMDELDATAKSLIWEVNRIHSQGAGTSQFDFIQGQQGVSNTTVPLGSAQAVLPESSRLQPGNVNFYFYDKTTGDYVSSGQLDFSAITPGTPNFDPSKHSLNDVVSAINSSFPGELTANIQDGKLVLNTAAGSNLQFALGTDSTGMMAALGVNTFFTGTTASNIATSKQLHDNENYIAAGQVNGQQQINKGDNATATAIGKLASTNVSISTAWKTTTNQTIGQYYASLVTTVGADTRLAKTNSEYHSALTSDLSEQVSSASGVNLDEEMANLIKYQHSYTAAAKLITTADQMLQTLLGLKQ
- a CDS encoding flagellar protein FlgN yields the protein MHNAIYESLSRQDKALCLLRDLLEEEYTCLLDRDTDAVVSLEFSIQELIRQLAVEKTSVIRGLGGMRAMEYAAALPDDMGAALREILQRIDTSEQSVARQASRNTNLSLALLDQSSRALQALTSQAMPPKAETYGRRGGMSAQRQTQAALISGRL
- a CDS encoding rod-binding protein: MTTPMSTALIPPDASAGEVARKEVQSRLAGIGNLGGKNIDPAQKEKKLRESCEGFESIFIQKMWEEMRKTLPKSTLLHGKEEQFWQGMYDQELAKKMTSAGGIGLADMMYAQLSRSLTSASRATATDASAVQRPFTPTAAPMLAATLDADSPHNDSGRDAAKDKSRTSGTAASVYGGVAPMQDAGHAENGSAAARTLTGAQAAAGGQDPEEAARLAEQAMQASAQPERHRVVRTTNVVGNMNSGLNLARKAQFEAGSKLGPNAVRPPMQQMLGLAQPQSRSAQADGQNWDQGGMQMDMSSMGIPPLTGNVFDAQNMDAASNGQQTTQPSMRQQQMPGQNAMGPNGQPMQPPQPQKVRYTTNIPPSGRGGKQGLIRTLNVDGSGPNSNAGAGIAAYHAQQAQGAGMQPQGSAQGAQPAAQVSTLPMGPAGQPAALAASQPASPGVQAPNQPVGPGVAPVASPASAQGVTSPVPLTGGQIFVRQGGQGGVAKGAAASGIPPLTATDVYGKP
- a CDS encoding flagellar basal body P-ring protein FlgI, with the translated sequence MKLTILRHPAFWITTAALLVCWALPAQAVRIKDIATFSGVRDNQLIGYGLVVGLAGTGDKKDSVFTLSSMKNMMDRMGVGVDASALKIKNVASVMVTARMPVSAKPGTRLDVTVSSVGDATSLMGGVLLQTALKGVDGKIYTLAQGALTVGGFSASGKAASTTKNIATVGIIPGGGIVERGIPFEFNQQDKLTLNLRVGDFSTAQQIAERLNGAMGGRYARAVDATSVTMDVPPQYRNNLVPLMASVENLDVSPDTSAKVVVDEKTGTVVLGRDVRISRAAVAHGNLQITVQESEQVSQPGPFSQGQTVVTPQTETNVREENRHLMMVEGATLQELVDGLNAIGATPRDLISILRTMQASGSLHADLEVI
- the flgM gene encoding flagellar biosynthesis anti-sigma factor FlgM; this encodes MEIQGKINNFLDPYGNTANLEKSGETRLKGRASGTPSEGSQGDTVSVSQEAQLLTEARRTAQNAPDVRAEKVEALRIQVSNGTYKPDSKLIAANLVREEPGLFK
- a CDS encoding DVU0524 family FlgM-associated protein, producing MADATSAQLRMMLQGYEQQLLAARRLARLRMRRRVAEGDDPGDPDPSASRHMMVEKVARELYETLLYTGSDNPVVEEIRQEIGREVGQEVQFTYPPGGRLRIVGQGPEGLEPLSDEKLRATRNALWRVTRKKVDESMLDEPPAI
- a CDS encoding MFS transporter, encoding MSSSIEKGHGWLLVAVCTSLFFMPFMMAGVNAVLPPLGQSLHASARELGLMGAFYSMGLAVFQLASGSMGDIWGYRRIFLWGIALFALAGALLGFVNSVPLFLLLRFVQGVGGAMFNACGLALLASAAPEGRRASYLGYSGSSVYAGIACGPPVAGFVAGWLGWQWLFWGSALASVGVLLLMKYRVKLEWRMAKGKPFDWKGCCIYAGAMTALTFGSSELADAPALAGGLLVAFVGLMAAFCIKELRSDYPLLDLRLLARNRVFALSSLAAFINYSSFFGIVFFFSLYLQFGRGMTVQQAGLFLALQSVMQVMTTPVAARLCGRFEPGKVSATGIALCGLGLVVCGLLRVDSPMYVLVLAQCLLGVGISLFALPNTTIILESAGRDRVGQAAGLTGAVRTGGQLFNMTLITLTLGLFLGSEPAGTHNIDAFMGAMRVDLIIFGVLNLLAVGCALARNRR